A single Populus alba chromosome 7, ASM523922v2, whole genome shotgun sequence DNA region contains:
- the LOC118043506 gene encoding E3 ubiquitin-protein ligase RKP isoform X1 — protein MEEEGKRVGGLSSGLAVLLNGEDRKEDSSKTRLVSSCDDFGNQPVERALEYIFGLSNKSLGPLTGPVDTKLVRSILKNEFSKFCTKFGDLVDNRDGIHISKDSCESQVVGLEEMSICGDIRIIKHRLHIESLAMFSSARSNACVWKGKWMYEVLLETCGVQQLGWATRSCPFTDHKGVGDADDSYAFDGKRVSKWNKDAEPYGQPWVVGDVIGCCINLDHDEILFYRNGVSLGVAFRGIRKMGPGSGYYPAISLSQGERCELNFGARPFKYPIQGFLPLKAPPSANLLAMQLLQCLSRLSDVQGAEGAESSLVGKMRRLKRFVSLDEVFYPVCHGICEEFFSALVGDSGSTEFVAWGPLLSFMMEVFRVQAPHDCSGLDKFIDVFLEFQESRLLFEHIINALSSGCKTASLVLTECPYSGSYSYLAMVCHILQRKELMALWWKSADFELLFEGFLSQKSPNKQDLQCMMPSVWWPGSGDDISNDGRSMMLTTTALSEAINKIEEKHRDLCLLVMQFVPPTTPTQLPGSVLRTFLQNILLKNRGADCNAPPLGVSSNSVLISLYSVILHFLSEGFAMRDICGWLKRCEPNGLDVGFLHRGGEQSFPVDIFLKNDPHRTDISRLGGSFSHISKSHPVHDQEAEVIRWEEGCMDDEETRVTHKTTQKPCCCSSYEIELSKISKHQIRYNTKDSRVHCSGIPDRSAYVAAECSEGSLNDEIADKPSTSDQSESDFGYCPVRDIRIVHMESDMSSATLRGEELLDTLLLLYHISVAPKFKQASYYMSHQAQSISLLEETDKQIRERACCEKLRHLKEARNKYREEVIDCVRRCAWYRISLFSRWKQRGMYATCMWIVQLLLVLSRVDSLFIYIPEFYLETLVNKYFPSITGKMMLGVFINLCLSEIVFITACEQVDCFHVLRKSDPPFVPPAIFIKQGLASFVTFVVSHFNDPRILSADLKDLLLQSISVLVQYKEYLTVFESNEAATQRMPKALLSAFDNRSWISVTNILLRLCKGSRFSSSKHGESSSSSSFVFKNLLREACINDEELFSAFLNRLFNTLSWTMTEFSVSIREMQEKYQVLEFQQRKCGVIFDLSCNLAKVLEFYTREIPQAFLSGTEMNLRRLTELTVFILNHITSTADAEFFDLSLRRHGHSPEKVNRGMILAPLVGIILNLLDARVGTECGQQNDVVGVFASMGCPDAVHCGFQYLLEYNWTRSARGDAYSGKLQQLESFLSLLVSRIELQQIERRKHEEETEADDNTCCICYSCKADARFAPCSHRSCHGCITRHLLNCHRCFFCNATVLEVIKIDESRA, from the exons ATGGAAGAAGAGGGAAAACGGGTTGGAGGGCTTTCTTCTGGCTTGGCTGTTTTATTAAATGGCGAAGATAGAAAGGAGGATTCGTCGAAAACCCGACTTGTTTCATCTTGTGATGATTTTGGTAATCAGCCTGTGGAGCGAGCTCTTGAATATATCTTTGGTCTCTCAAACAAATCACTTGGTCCATTGACTGGTCCAGTTGACACTAAATTAGTTCgctctattttaaaaaatgagttttctaAGTTTTGTACCAAATTTGGTGATTTGGTTGATAATAGAGACGGGATTCATATCAGTAAAGATAGTTGTGAATCTCAGGTGGTCGGGCTTGAAGAAATGAGCATCTGTGGTGATATTAGAATAATTAAACACCGTTTGCATATAGAAAGCTTAGCAATGTTCAGTAGTGCTAGGTCCAATGCTTGTGTTTGgaaagggaaatggatgtatgAAGTTCTATTGGAAACTTGTGGTGTACAGCAGCTTGGATGGGCAACTCGTTCTTGTCCTTTTACTGATCACAAGGGTGTAGGTGATGCAGATGATTCATATGCATTTGATGGGAAAAGGGTTAGTAAGTGGAACAAGGATGCTGAGCCATATGGTCAGCCATGGGTTGTTGGTGATGTTATTGGATGTTGCATTAACCTGGATCATGATGAGATATTGTTCTATAGAAATGGCGTATCCCTTGGAGTGGCCTTTCGTGGTATCCGCAAGATGGGACCTGGATCTGGGTATTACCCAGCAATCTCTCTTTCTCAAGGTGAACGCtgtgaattaaattttggggcTCGTCCCTTCAAGTACCCCATTCAGGGGTTCCTTCCCCTTAAAGCACCTCCTTCCGCAAATCTTTTGGCTATGCAGTTGCTTCAATGCTTATCAAGGCTGTCAGATGTGCAAGGTGCGGAGGGTGCTGAAAGTTCTTTAGTTGGTAAAATGAGAAGATTGAAGAGGTTTGTGTCACTTGATGAAGTATTTTATCCTGTCTGTCATGGGATATGTGAGGAATTCTTCTCTGCACTTGTGGGAGATTCTGGAAGTACTGAGTTTGTGGCATGGGGTCCACTTCTTTCATTCATGATGGAGGTTTTCAGAGTGCAAGCACCACATGACTGTTCAGGTCTGGATAAGTTTATTGATGTATTTCTAGAGTTTCAAGAATCACGTCTGTTGTTTGAGCATATCATCAATGCCCTTTCAAGTGGCTGCAAAACTGCATCTTTGGTTTTAACAGAATGCCCGTACTCAGGATCTTATTCTTATCTTGCAATGGTATGCCATATCTTACAACGGAAAGAATTGATGGCTCTCTGGTGGAAGTCAGCtgattttgaattattgtttGAAGGTTTTCTATCGCAAAAGAGTCCAAACAAGCAGGACCTTCAATGCATGATGCCTTCTGTTTGGTGGCCTGGTTCAGGTGATGATATCTCCAATGATGGAAGAAGCATGATGCTGACAACTACAGCTTTATCGGAAGCTATCAATAAG ATTGAGGAGAAGCATAGGGACCTCTGTCTCTTGGTCATGCAATTTGTACCGCCTACAACACCTACTCAATTACCTGGCTCAGTGTTGAGgacatttttacaaaatattctATTGAAGAATAGAGGAGCAGATTGCAATGCGCCACCTCTTGGAGTTTCAAGCAATTCCGTTCTTATTTCTTTGTACTCAGTTATACTTCATTTTTTATCCGAAGGATTTGCTATGAGGGACATTTGTGGCTGGTTAAAGAGGTGTGAACCCAATGGTCTTGATGTTGGATTTCTTCACAGAGGTGGTGAACAAAGTTTCCCTGTagatatttttctcaaaaatgaTCCTCATCGAACTGACATTTCTAGACTTGGGGGATCATTTAGTCATATCTCAAAATCTCATCCTGTACATGATCAAGAAGCAGAAGTAATCCGGTGGGAGGAAGGTTGTATGGATGATGAAGAAACAAGAGTAACACATAAAACCACACAGAAACCATGTTGTTGTTCAAGTTATGAGATTGAATTGTCAAAAATCTCCAAGCATCAAATTAGATACAACACTAAAGATTCTCGTGTCCATTGTAGTGGTATTCCAGACAGGTCTGCTTATGTGGCTGCAGAATGCAGTGAAGGAAGTTTGAATGATGAGATAGCCGACAAACCTAGTACAAGTGATCAATCTGAATCTGATTTTGGTTATTGTCCAGTGCGAGATATTAGGATTGTGCACATGGAGAGTGATATGTCTTCAGCAACACTGAGAGGAGAAGAACTTCTAGATACATTGCTATTGCTGTATCACATAAGTGTTGCACCAAAGTTTAAGCAG GCATCATACTACATGTCTCATCAGGCACAGTCAATATCACTCCTGGAAGAAACTGACAAACAAATAAGAGAACGTGCTTGTTGTGAGAAATTAAGACACCTGAAAGAAGCTCGTAATAAATACCGTGAAGAAGTAATTGATTGTGTAAGACGTTGTGCATG GTATCGCATCTCTCTTTTCTCACGGTGGAAGCAACGAGGAATGTATGCAACATGCATGTGGATAGTCCAACTACTTCTTGTTCTTAGCAGAGTGGATTCCCTATTTATTTATATTCCTGAGTTTTATCTTGAAACCCTGGTAAATAAATACTTCCCTTCAATCACTGGCAAGATGATGTTGGGTGTATTTATCAACCTGTGTCTGTCTGAAATAGTGTTTATTACAGCTTGTGAGCAG GTTGATTGCTTCCATGTGCTGCGCAAGAGTGACCCCCCATTTGTACCCCCTGCAATATTTATTAAGCAAGGACTTGCTTCATTT GTAACTTTTGTTGTTTCCCACTTCAATGATCCGAGGATATTGAGTGCTGACCTCAAGGATCTTCTCCTCCAATCTATTTCAGTACTGGTACAGTATAAGGAGTATTTGACAGTGTTTGAGAGCAATGAAGCGGCCACGCAAAGAATGCCAAAAGCACTATTGTCGGCATTTGACAACAGATCTTGGATCTCAGTGACTAACATTCTTTTGCGGTTGTGCAAGGGTTCTCGTTTCAGTTCTTCAAAGCATGGGGAGTCATCGTCATCATCGTCatttgttttcaag AACTTGTTGCGGGAAGCTTGCATCAATGATGAAGAGTTGTTCTCAGCTTTTCTGAATCGACTATTTAATACACTCAGCTGGACGATGACTGAATTCTCAGTATCCATTCgggaaatgcaagaaaaataccAG GTTTTGGAGTTTCAGCAAAGAAAATGTGGTGTCATATTTGATCTCTCGTGCAACCTTGCAAAGGTTTTGGAGTTCTATACTCGTGAAATCCCTCAAGCATTCCTATCTGGAACTGAGATGAACCTTCGGAGGCTAACTGAACTGACAGTCTTTATTCTCAACCACATTACCTCAACTGCGGATGCCGAGTTTTTTGATCT GTCACTTAGACGACATGGTCATTCTCCAGAAAAAGTAAATCGAGGCATGATATTAGCACCTCTTGTAGGGATCATCTTGAATTTGTTGGATGCAAGGGTGGGGACGGAATGTGGACAACAGAATGATGTTGTGGGTGTTTTTGCAAGCATGGGCTGCCCTGATGCTGTGCACTGTGGATTCCAGTATCTCTTAGAGTACAACTGG ACTAGGTCCGCAAGAGGGGATGCCTACAGTGGAAAACTTCAGCAGCTAGAGAGTTTCTTGAGCCTCCTTGTTAGCAGGATTGAGTTGCAACAAATTGAAAGAAGGAAACATGAGGAAGAGACAGAAGCTGATGATAATACTTGCTGCATTTGTTATTCTTGTAAAGCTGATGCAAGGTTTGCCCCTTGTTCACATAGGTCCTGCCATGGCTGCATAACCAGGCATCTTTTAAATTGTCATAGATGTTTCTTTTGCAATGCAACAGTCTTGGAGGTTATCAAGATTGATGAAAGCAGAGCTTAA
- the LOC118043506 gene encoding E3 ubiquitin-protein ligase RKP isoform X2, which yields MEEEGKRVGGLSSGLAVLLNGEDRKEDSSKTRLVSSCDDFGNQPVERALEYIFGLSNKSLGPLTGPVDTKLVRSILKNEFSKFCTKFGDLVDNRDGIHISKDSCESQVVGLEEMSICGDIRIIKHRLHIESLAMFSSARSNACVWKGKWMYEVLLETCGVQQLGWATRSCPFTDHKGVGDADDSYAFDGKRVSKWNKDAEPYGQPWVVGDVIGCCINLDHDEILFYRNGVSLGVAFRGIRKMGPGSGYYPAISLSQGERCELNFGARPFKYPIQGFLPLKAPPSANLLAMQLLQCLSRLSDVQGAEGAESSLVGKMRRLKRFVSLDEVFYPVCHGICEEFFSALVGDSGSTEFVAWGPLLSFMMEVFRVQAPHDCSGLDKFIDVFLEFQESRLLFEHIINALSSGCKTASLVLTECPYSGSYSYLAMVCHILQRKELMALWWKSADFELLFEGFLSQKSPNKQDLQCMMPSVWWPGSGDDISNDGRSMMLTTTALSEAINKIEEKHRDLCLLVMQFVPPTTPTQLPGSVLRTFLQNILLKNRGADCNAPPLGVSSNSVLISLYSVILHFLSEGFAMRDICGWLKRCEPNGLDVGFLHRGGEQSFPVDIFLKNDPHRTDISRLGGSFSHISKSHPVHDQEAEVIRWEEGCMDDEETRVTHKTTQKPCCCSSYEIELSKISKHQIRYNTKDSRVHCSGIPDRSAYVAAECSEGSLNDEIADKPSTSDQSESDFGYCPVRDIRIVHMESDMSSATLRGEELLDTLLLLYHISVAPKFKQASYYMSHQAQSISLLEETDKQIRERACCEKLRHLKEARNKYREEVIDCVRRCAWYRISLFSRWKQRGMYATCMWIVQLLLVLSRVDSLFIYIPEFYLETLVDCFHVLRKSDPPFVPPAIFIKQGLASFVTFVVSHFNDPRILSADLKDLLLQSISVLVQYKEYLTVFESNEAATQRMPKALLSAFDNRSWISVTNILLRLCKGSRFSSSKHGESSSSSSFVFKNLLREACINDEELFSAFLNRLFNTLSWTMTEFSVSIREMQEKYQVLEFQQRKCGVIFDLSCNLAKVLEFYTREIPQAFLSGTEMNLRRLTELTVFILNHITSTADAEFFDLSLRRHGHSPEKVNRGMILAPLVGIILNLLDARVGTECGQQNDVVGVFASMGCPDAVHCGFQYLLEYNWTRSARGDAYSGKLQQLESFLSLLVSRIELQQIERRKHEEETEADDNTCCICYSCKADARFAPCSHRSCHGCITRHLLNCHRCFFCNATVLEVIKIDESRA from the exons ATGGAAGAAGAGGGAAAACGGGTTGGAGGGCTTTCTTCTGGCTTGGCTGTTTTATTAAATGGCGAAGATAGAAAGGAGGATTCGTCGAAAACCCGACTTGTTTCATCTTGTGATGATTTTGGTAATCAGCCTGTGGAGCGAGCTCTTGAATATATCTTTGGTCTCTCAAACAAATCACTTGGTCCATTGACTGGTCCAGTTGACACTAAATTAGTTCgctctattttaaaaaatgagttttctaAGTTTTGTACCAAATTTGGTGATTTGGTTGATAATAGAGACGGGATTCATATCAGTAAAGATAGTTGTGAATCTCAGGTGGTCGGGCTTGAAGAAATGAGCATCTGTGGTGATATTAGAATAATTAAACACCGTTTGCATATAGAAAGCTTAGCAATGTTCAGTAGTGCTAGGTCCAATGCTTGTGTTTGgaaagggaaatggatgtatgAAGTTCTATTGGAAACTTGTGGTGTACAGCAGCTTGGATGGGCAACTCGTTCTTGTCCTTTTACTGATCACAAGGGTGTAGGTGATGCAGATGATTCATATGCATTTGATGGGAAAAGGGTTAGTAAGTGGAACAAGGATGCTGAGCCATATGGTCAGCCATGGGTTGTTGGTGATGTTATTGGATGTTGCATTAACCTGGATCATGATGAGATATTGTTCTATAGAAATGGCGTATCCCTTGGAGTGGCCTTTCGTGGTATCCGCAAGATGGGACCTGGATCTGGGTATTACCCAGCAATCTCTCTTTCTCAAGGTGAACGCtgtgaattaaattttggggcTCGTCCCTTCAAGTACCCCATTCAGGGGTTCCTTCCCCTTAAAGCACCTCCTTCCGCAAATCTTTTGGCTATGCAGTTGCTTCAATGCTTATCAAGGCTGTCAGATGTGCAAGGTGCGGAGGGTGCTGAAAGTTCTTTAGTTGGTAAAATGAGAAGATTGAAGAGGTTTGTGTCACTTGATGAAGTATTTTATCCTGTCTGTCATGGGATATGTGAGGAATTCTTCTCTGCACTTGTGGGAGATTCTGGAAGTACTGAGTTTGTGGCATGGGGTCCACTTCTTTCATTCATGATGGAGGTTTTCAGAGTGCAAGCACCACATGACTGTTCAGGTCTGGATAAGTTTATTGATGTATTTCTAGAGTTTCAAGAATCACGTCTGTTGTTTGAGCATATCATCAATGCCCTTTCAAGTGGCTGCAAAACTGCATCTTTGGTTTTAACAGAATGCCCGTACTCAGGATCTTATTCTTATCTTGCAATGGTATGCCATATCTTACAACGGAAAGAATTGATGGCTCTCTGGTGGAAGTCAGCtgattttgaattattgtttGAAGGTTTTCTATCGCAAAAGAGTCCAAACAAGCAGGACCTTCAATGCATGATGCCTTCTGTTTGGTGGCCTGGTTCAGGTGATGATATCTCCAATGATGGAAGAAGCATGATGCTGACAACTACAGCTTTATCGGAAGCTATCAATAAG ATTGAGGAGAAGCATAGGGACCTCTGTCTCTTGGTCATGCAATTTGTACCGCCTACAACACCTACTCAATTACCTGGCTCAGTGTTGAGgacatttttacaaaatattctATTGAAGAATAGAGGAGCAGATTGCAATGCGCCACCTCTTGGAGTTTCAAGCAATTCCGTTCTTATTTCTTTGTACTCAGTTATACTTCATTTTTTATCCGAAGGATTTGCTATGAGGGACATTTGTGGCTGGTTAAAGAGGTGTGAACCCAATGGTCTTGATGTTGGATTTCTTCACAGAGGTGGTGAACAAAGTTTCCCTGTagatatttttctcaaaaatgaTCCTCATCGAACTGACATTTCTAGACTTGGGGGATCATTTAGTCATATCTCAAAATCTCATCCTGTACATGATCAAGAAGCAGAAGTAATCCGGTGGGAGGAAGGTTGTATGGATGATGAAGAAACAAGAGTAACACATAAAACCACACAGAAACCATGTTGTTGTTCAAGTTATGAGATTGAATTGTCAAAAATCTCCAAGCATCAAATTAGATACAACACTAAAGATTCTCGTGTCCATTGTAGTGGTATTCCAGACAGGTCTGCTTATGTGGCTGCAGAATGCAGTGAAGGAAGTTTGAATGATGAGATAGCCGACAAACCTAGTACAAGTGATCAATCTGAATCTGATTTTGGTTATTGTCCAGTGCGAGATATTAGGATTGTGCACATGGAGAGTGATATGTCTTCAGCAACACTGAGAGGAGAAGAACTTCTAGATACATTGCTATTGCTGTATCACATAAGTGTTGCACCAAAGTTTAAGCAG GCATCATACTACATGTCTCATCAGGCACAGTCAATATCACTCCTGGAAGAAACTGACAAACAAATAAGAGAACGTGCTTGTTGTGAGAAATTAAGACACCTGAAAGAAGCTCGTAATAAATACCGTGAAGAAGTAATTGATTGTGTAAGACGTTGTGCATG GTATCGCATCTCTCTTTTCTCACGGTGGAAGCAACGAGGAATGTATGCAACATGCATGTGGATAGTCCAACTACTTCTTGTTCTTAGCAGAGTGGATTCCCTATTTATTTATATTCCTGAGTTTTATCTTGAAACCCTG GTTGATTGCTTCCATGTGCTGCGCAAGAGTGACCCCCCATTTGTACCCCCTGCAATATTTATTAAGCAAGGACTTGCTTCATTT GTAACTTTTGTTGTTTCCCACTTCAATGATCCGAGGATATTGAGTGCTGACCTCAAGGATCTTCTCCTCCAATCTATTTCAGTACTGGTACAGTATAAGGAGTATTTGACAGTGTTTGAGAGCAATGAAGCGGCCACGCAAAGAATGCCAAAAGCACTATTGTCGGCATTTGACAACAGATCTTGGATCTCAGTGACTAACATTCTTTTGCGGTTGTGCAAGGGTTCTCGTTTCAGTTCTTCAAAGCATGGGGAGTCATCGTCATCATCGTCatttgttttcaag AACTTGTTGCGGGAAGCTTGCATCAATGATGAAGAGTTGTTCTCAGCTTTTCTGAATCGACTATTTAATACACTCAGCTGGACGATGACTGAATTCTCAGTATCCATTCgggaaatgcaagaaaaataccAG GTTTTGGAGTTTCAGCAAAGAAAATGTGGTGTCATATTTGATCTCTCGTGCAACCTTGCAAAGGTTTTGGAGTTCTATACTCGTGAAATCCCTCAAGCATTCCTATCTGGAACTGAGATGAACCTTCGGAGGCTAACTGAACTGACAGTCTTTATTCTCAACCACATTACCTCAACTGCGGATGCCGAGTTTTTTGATCT GTCACTTAGACGACATGGTCATTCTCCAGAAAAAGTAAATCGAGGCATGATATTAGCACCTCTTGTAGGGATCATCTTGAATTTGTTGGATGCAAGGGTGGGGACGGAATGTGGACAACAGAATGATGTTGTGGGTGTTTTTGCAAGCATGGGCTGCCCTGATGCTGTGCACTGTGGATTCCAGTATCTCTTAGAGTACAACTGG ACTAGGTCCGCAAGAGGGGATGCCTACAGTGGAAAACTTCAGCAGCTAGAGAGTTTCTTGAGCCTCCTTGTTAGCAGGATTGAGTTGCAACAAATTGAAAGAAGGAAACATGAGGAAGAGACAGAAGCTGATGATAATACTTGCTGCATTTGTTATTCTTGTAAAGCTGATGCAAGGTTTGCCCCTTGTTCACATAGGTCCTGCCATGGCTGCATAACCAGGCATCTTTTAAATTGTCATAGATGTTTCTTTTGCAATGCAACAGTCTTGGAGGTTATCAAGATTGATGAAAGCAGAGCTTAA